One Thamnophis elegans isolate rThaEle1 chromosome 2, rThaEle1.pri, whole genome shotgun sequence genomic window, AGCaaaaaagacttaaaagactacTTTACTAAATTTGGTGAAGTAACTGATTGCACAATAAAGATGGATCCTAATACAGGCAGATCAAGAGGTTTGGATTCATTCTCTTCAAAGAAGCAGGAAGTGTTGATAAGGTGAGTGATAGACTGAGATATATTACTTAGACTACTGTTAATGTTATAAATGTTCTGTCATCCTGATTTGTTGAACTGCTTTGTAGGTTTTGGAGCAAAAAGAACACAAATTAGATGGAAGAGTGATTGATCctaagaaagcaatggcaatgaaaaaggaTCCTGTGAAGAAAATATTTGTTGGTGGACTTAACCCAGAGGCAACAGAAGACAAAATCAGGGAATATTTTGGAGAGTTTGGAGAGGTATATAATCTGATGCAAGTTTAGATAGACAGGCTAGCTTTAACTTGAAAATAGTGAAGCAAATTGTTTCAATCCACAGTAATTGTAGGTAAAATATGGGGTATATTATCCAGATATTGATTATAATAACAGGTGTGCAATACACATACATATTCAATTAAATTAGAATTGGTTACATCATGGCATTTCTTTAAATGGTTGACAAATGTATCATAAATCTATTTTATTGCTTTCTGTACTTGTGTTTCCTTGTGGCATAGTATATAGTAAATTCTAATAGGCCTTAATTGTTTAGAGCAGCAAATTGTCATCCTTAGATGAAATCTGCAAATTATGAAAGCAATATTGCAGAGCAATAATAGTTTGCATTTGTTACATTATTTTATCAATGTAGCTTTATCTACTAAGTTCCTAGTGCTTAATAAGTTGCAGTTTTTAACACAAGACTGTTGTACTCTGAAGAAATAAGAGATAGAGATTGACCAGAATTGCTGTAATAATATAGTacataatttcaataaacttgaaTATTATGTTTCTTTAGATTGAAGCGATTGAACTTCCAATGGATCCAAAGACCAATAAAAGAAGAGGGTTTGTATCATCACATTTAAGGAAGAAGAACCAGTGAAGAAAATATTAGAGAAAAAAATTCCACAATGTCAGTGGTAGTAAGGTAGGCATTCTGCTATAGTGGATTGAAATCTATTCACTCTATATCTTGCACATGGTTGGaaggtgaaaagaaaaagaattacacAAAGTTTATTTTGAATGTGAAAACTATATAGGAAACAGACTAAACGAGTACAGTATATTGTATAATATTTAGCCACGAGATCTGTTTTTTGCACTACAGAATTAGAAATATCCAGTTTAATATAATTTCCTTTGCATAATCAAAGATTTGAACAGCAATTGTAGATGGTATTACAATGTACATGTCTTTTTTCACAAGAAGTGAGGGCTAACTGTTTCTAGacaatattaaatttatatgctgcctatttACTTTTAAAGTAATTCATAATAATTTCATTACATTATCCCAAACAAGTTTTAGTTAATAGCTAAATATTTGAGAAATATGTAGTGCCTATCATTAAATATGATTTAACATACTTTAGCAAATTACTGAAAAACAGGGATAGTTTGTATGAAAGTAGTATATTAGTTATTTACAGTTTCATGAAAACAGCCAGTGACATCTCAGACTTAGAAACTATAGATTATTAttccctcaaaaataataatatgtggATCACATTTGTTGATGGGGCTTGGAAATAATGTAAGCCGGAAGGGTGGAATCCGTAGACACTAAGTTGTATTTATAAGCTGGTATACTACTGTTATTTGAATATCACAGCCAGGGTCAGTTAAGTAACCAACAATATAACAGGCCTTTATCACCCCTTTTACAGCTTCTAGAGCCTGTGACATGGCGCTTGATTTttagttttgctttctttttcttcataaaCCATAACTGCAAACTAGGTCAAAATATTGATCTTAACAATGCGATATCATTGGAAATAATCCCCATTGCCCTCAAAGTCACTCTTTAAAATGCAACCACTTTCAAAAGGAAGTATCTTTCTTTTGTTACTTTCTCTATAGTTGTTTCCCTGAACTAGGATTATAGCTAGAAGGATAAAGGTTTCTTAAACAATGGACTTAAAGAAgcattttgttaatttttattaattgctTAGATCCTGTGAATAGTAAGGAAATAAACTTTTTTGAAAATCAGTTGAATAAGAAGACATGAAAACATTAATATAACACTAGGTAACTTAGCCAAAAATAGGAAGTTGCTTGATTAGAATATTGACTGCTTGAAGCAGAAGGATATAAAGCAAAATACAAATAGTGGTAGAATGTGGAAGCATATTTTAAGAGCAGAACTTATAGTGGGGGAGCTAGAATGCTGGAACTTTGGATGTTGCCAAACTTCAACTGCCAATAATTCCAGTAATCATGAAAACGATGAGGGATAATGGATGTAATTCAACAATATTTGGAAGGCACATGTTGCCCTGTTTTGGGTTATAGTCAGTGTCTAATAGTTTAAAACTCATGTGCTTGGCATTCATAGAATTATCAGATGAAAAATATGTGTACactggtaatccttgacttaagaccacaattggggctagaatttctattgctaagcaatgtgtttgttaagtgagttgtgccagattttatgaccttttttttcaatgattgttaaatgaatcagatgTTCATTAAGTGAATGCATCTTCCTCTCATTGACTATGcttcacatgaccccaagatagTTCAGCTATCATGAATACATGTGTGTTGCCAAGttcctgagttttgatcatgtgactgaggaTACTGTgattgtcataagtgtgaggactattcctaatttacttttttcagtaccattgtaacttcaaatggttgctaaatgaatgatggttaagtcaaggactatgtgcaCTTTTGGCTATATTCATGTGATATATTTAGCCATAGTTAACCATATTTTGCTTAACCTGTTTCTTGGTTTCAGACACCTTATGGAAATTTAATCATGTAAACTGGGTTTATGCAGTTTGAGAGTTTGAAAGAGTACTGAGTTTATAGATTATATCTTATAAATTCTAGTACAGTGTTAACTTCTGTGCAGCAGAAGTGTTCGCTAGAATATTTGCCCTCAGATTTCAttatttgaaaagtatttttgTAATCCAGATATTTGAACATTTATAACTTGTGGTATGTATATGTAGTATTGAATGTTAAGAACATCTGTTTTACATTACGATCTTTTCAGTGTGAAATTAAGGTAGCACAGCCAAAAGAAGTATATCAGCAGCAACAGTTTGGTTCTGGGGGCGGCCGAGGAAGAGGTGGAAGAAGAGGTACGTATTGCATTCAATACTCTAGAATGGACAGATTATAAAATACAGGGTTTTCCAGGTGATTttccttctatagaagagtttttGAATATAGGATGTAGCTGTCAAGACTACAACTATTCAGTGTATGTATATTTTGGATGGGACCTGGCTAGATACCtgcaggcatgactaaatactaATTTAATGCATTTGATTGCTTACTTATAGGTCAAGGCAGTTCAAATTATGGGAAGGCTCCAAGACGTGGTCATCAGAATAACTACAAGCCATATTGATCAAAAGTATTCAGGTATGCAGTGGCATGCTCTAATGCACAAAACTACTGCATATGTTTTGTACTTAATGCTGTAGATGGACATTACAATTATGTACCAAAATTAACTTTACAATACATTTCTATGGCCTGTTATGTGTATCTGAAGACTTCCCTGGAAATGTCTTTGTTTAATATTTACAGATAATAGTTGTCTAGAGAGTGTGGTGTGTAAATTTCAGCCTTGCTGAAGATTAATGATTTTATTGATAGGTTAAATTGAAATGATTTTGAGGGGTCTGCTTAAAGCTGCAGTTCTGCCCGTTGGAGTTAACCACGTTATTCCAGTTGTACAGAATGAGATGCATCTTAGGGAACCAGTATCACTTTCCacctttttattttgtattggtTTTGTGTCATACATTTCCTGTAATGGAAGTGTTAATTTTACTGTACTTTTTGGTACCTTTTTGGAATCTAATGTATTGTAAGGTATTTTACATGTGTTCTGATTCACCATGACATGGATATTGATGCTATTCTAGCTTTTGAATAAAAAAGCATAATACAGTATCCTGTGCCATTATTCCAGCTATCCTTTTGTAGCTCAGAGAAAAGAAGCCTTAGAATTTCATTAGAAGCACTGGTGGCTGGTTGGATGCGTAAATTTAGAAGTTGGGTTTAGAGCATGTTTTAACCCTAAAATTGATGAAAGACCAGCAAAGCTTAATTGTTTAATCACAAATTCAAAGTATTGTTGAGGTAGGAAAAACCAAGAAGCAGAACAAGTATtatatttcaggcaaattttagGATTAAGAATAGTGTATTATTGCCTTGCGTAGGAATAAAGGTCATAGGAATTTAGGAGTAAATTTATAGAATTAAATACCTAAAATACTGAAGGGCTCAAGGCTGTATTTACACACACAAGAAAATATTAGACATGCTTACACTATAGTCTGCTTTTTTGTATATGCAAGTTCAATTTAACTGCTTTCAAAATCTGAAAACATGCTCAATAACATATGTACAAAACTCCTGGATGCTTATGTAGTACACTCATTATATTTGAACCTTCCCTAGGTTAATTGATCATACTTAAATCTGTCAATCTGACTGGCTTTTGTACTCTTATGTGTTTTATTAGTATTTAGAAATTAAACATTTCATGCTAAAATTATTAAGCAAATATTAAAGCTCGTAAACATTGGATTTTCAGTACTGTTTCCAAGTTTTTTTCAACTATTCTATAGCTTCTTCCAAGCTTATTCTGAGCTATTGTAGTCATGTTACTATTTTCATTAGATAATAGGTGATAGCAGTTCTACTGTCAAATATGGGTAAAGATCTTTAATGCACTATAAGTACATTAAATTCTACATTTAAAGTTTCTAAAAATATAGCTTGCCTCAGCTGGGTATAAGCTCAGAAGAATATCAtgcatttttatttagaataataatttcttgcttaaatCAAAGATATTACAATGACAGCTCTGTGTTAATGGAAGTTTTAATTGCATGTGTAACAGCCATGGTTAAAACTAGGTTTGGAAGAGGAAGTTGTCTCTGGAGAGACAATACAGTCACTTATCCATGGGATAAATAATATGTTATGAACATAGATtttaattgtataataatagaTATTAACCCCAAATTAGAACTCATTGTTTAAGCTCATTTAACAATAGCTATGGACTGGCTCCAGTTATTTAATTTTTGACCATTTTTATATGGTAATCTGCATGGTTTGCTTGTCTCAGGGTATTTGAAACAAATTCAAACAAATAAGGTTTGAAAATGAGTTTTGATTTTGACAGTCATGCTGAACTGTGTCCTGTGAGAAATTAAAAGGCTACTGAAATATACCTAAATACTTACAAAAAAGTTGTCCACAATGATACAAGAACATTTTAAGACTTATTTGCTAGAATGTCAAATCCTATTCACTGAAAGTGAATTAAATATAGTTCTTCTGAAGGTGAAACTAATAACTACTACACTCCAGAACATATGAGCTAGAGTGGTAGAAGTAGGTAATACTATATCTGAGTTACTTCTGATCAAGAACTGCTAATTCAATTAGACATAAAATGACTATTATGCAATTTTCTGACCATCAAATCAGCTATTATAATCAATTGGATATCCAGCAGGAGTTTCCTGAAAGGACATGTATGTTCACATTTACactaaaattacaattatctgtCTTGTCTCTGGCTATGAACTTAAAAGATCGCATTCTTGTTCTCCGTAATGTATGTGACAGTGGACTTTCCAACCTTACTTccttttgaatattttaatattgttttcatcttgttttttgtgcCCCAAAGAatggaagttttatgctgctccAAGTGTAGATAGTTTTAATACTAGTGCTATATTTTGCATGTTTTGATATGTAAGACTTTTTATTAATGTGCAGCATAAAGAATACTGAAGTTCTATTAAGCAcattttaccattttttaaaaaaatgttttcatttgcttTAAGTCACAGGTCTTAGGAATTGAAACATCAGAGCCTGACATAACAATGTGAACAGGATTTtacattataaaatgtatttttctagTGAAATCAGAAAATTAGCTGTAGCTGAAAGAGGAAAGAAACTGCTTATGGAGAAATAAGAGGTACAATTTGATACTGTTATGACTGAAAGACATAGCAGAACTATCTTTAGTGATGGAATGCCATCTCAATAGTACAGAAAAATAGGTAACATGTTTGAAGATAGTTGTTAAACACTGTCCTTAGAAAATGGGGTTGCTTTTCATGGTTACAACATTTGGTATAAATACTTTTTGATCTGTCAGCTTCTTAAAATAAGCATTCCCCCTTTATTTCTGAATTACTGTAATGGGAGAGCTATGCTTTCCAAATAAAAATAGGTTGTCAGCATTGGCAACAATACTTTTGTAATAAACACTTTCTATGGGATGCTACAAATCTTACAAAAACAATTCCCATGAGTCTAATGTTTGCATGTTTATTAAATAATGGGTGCCTACCAATTTGTTAATGTTACAAAGAAAACTGACTTATTAGATCAAGGTGCCAATTGTTGAAATATAGGTAAAAtaagaatatacatatatattgtccTGCAACCTGTATAACACAAGGATGACAAGCTATATTTTCTGGATAAATTATGTTTTCCTCTCTACTATATTAATAGTTGCATTAGTagagataatagcaatacagcaaTCACAAGCTGTATTGCTAAAAATAATGTCAGCAATACAATAAAACTACGTAGACTCTATTAAGAAAGCTCAAAGAAGGCagaattttattattgtaattttaaGTGTAGAAAAACTGGTAGAATTCTGCACCATGTATCCTGTAAAAAAAGGGATGAAATAATTCAGTATTCACATGGAAAAGCCAGCGAGTTAAATTTTTTATAATTTATGCTTGACACGCTGTTGTTGGCAATATATTGTTGGAATATGATTTGAAATTCAGGATAATGAAATTAATGGTTTCTGCATAAAAAATATGCTTTTTGCATATAATAATAGTACATGAATGCTTACCTCTTATAGCCATGGAAATCATCATCTTTAGGTTTTTTTCCTCTCCAATTCTGCAAAATAATCAATTAGAACATGATTGTTGTCTGCCCGTTATTCATGGGCCAATATTACTATTTACATGTAATTGGGAATGAAAATCTGTCATTCCTGTGGCACAAAAATATTCCTAGTGGTTTTTTGATTCAGACTCTTTATTCTCATATCCTCCCTCCCCAAAAAgctaaaatgaaaaatagaatctATTAAAGGTGACTATCATAaagttaaaaacttttttttccatttagacCCAGGCTTGTTTTTCCATTACATGATGTCTACTTatggagaaaaaaattaattggTGCTAATTGGTGCATTCTCATAAAGAGTTTAGTAGGAAAGTCATTCAGTAAAGAAGAGCTTCTATGTAATTTTGCATATATAAACTGTACACATAGAACAAAATAGATACAGTAATTTTAGTTCCTTAACTGCCTCTTTCTGGGGAGAAATAGCTGAGAAAGAGTACTGGCAAACTGACTGATGTTCTTAGAACAAGCTTTCAGACTGCAAAATCTTTGAACATTATTGCTTAAGTATAAAATGCTTTATTTCTTAAGACAGCTTAGCTCAATCTATAGCATGCCTGACAGGCAATGTAGCTTCAAACATGTGTTATATAAACCAATTTTAAAGAGCTTTCCTCTACTTACCTGTTAATATTGTATCAAGTTTATCAACAACTAACTCTGCATCCTTTGTATTGAAACACAGTGGTGGCTTGAACTTAAGCACATTTCTGCTGGCCCATCTGTGCTCAGCATAATGAATTCTTCCTTTAATCTAGAGAACCAGAAAAAATGGCTGATTTTAGTAGGAGCAGCATAGGTTATTTACTTGGATTAGTATAATCATATAAATCACATTTACAATGATATATGAGCTTTATTCATTGTTGGGCACAATGGGGGTTATGACTTTTGGCAGGATGTGGCATTTTTCTTAAACCTGTAGGCTTTAAGACCTGTCTGTAGCATGCACTTTATAGTGGCATTGAGACTCTGCATGACCAAGAAGCTACATGTTCCTAAATACTTTAAGCTGAGAGATGGAAAAATCATAAGGTCCCCTTTAAATTTGCCTGCCTCATTATGCAAGCATGATGGCTTTCAACATACATCATGGCTTCCAATACTGGAATGACAGAATCAATCTGAAAGGATTAATTACTCTTTACAAGAAGCTAGAGTCAAGCATTTACTTTTTGCCCTTTGGGAAGAAGCCTCCTTCAGCCTTGGCTCTGTCTCCTTGAGACAAGGTGGATCTTATTCCTTTTATCAGCTTTAATCACTGAGCTAATGATAGGGCAGTGATgtgtagagagagaaagaaaataggcCAAATCTCAGAAAATTTTCattgctcctccctccctctcaaaaaCCTACTAGTAAGTTGGCTGAGGAATAGGGTGCACGCTTCAATAGTCTTGGGGAAATGATTCTTATTTCAGCATAATCAGTAAATTCAAGATACTGAAGAGTGGGACCTGGACTGCAAGACCAAGTTCCATGATGTGGTCTGGTGTTAGTTAAAACACAGATGTGGATCACCTATCCAAGGTCAGGTCACATACAAGCCCTTCCTGAAATGACGATTGTTTTGTAAATTGCTCACACAAATGTTGATAAAAAAACAAGTACAAAATGTAATTGCCATAGCCCTAAGAAATACCAGATTACAGAGGAAATCCATATCCAATTGTTATAGTAAAGATTCAGCAGTACCTTTTCACCCCCTGAAAATAGCTTATTGGCCCTGCAGCTTACCATCACTATGACAAACCCTCTAAACCCACCAGCGGTGAAAAGCCCAGCGGAAAAGATACTACCTAATAAATACTTTGATATGTATACGATTCTATACATATAAGATCAAGCTGGAATATGCTGTAGGATTGAAGAAAAAAATTTCTAACATGTCCAGGTATACAAAAGGATGTTCTGAGCCACCAAGAATTGGCAAAAACATCAGAACCATAAAGTACCATCAAAGTAACTCCTGCCaggatttttccccattttattcaGTGTTCCCAAAAGGAATTGAAAATAGAGAATGGTGTTGAActtttaagggtcagaatgaagCCATCAGGTTATGAAGGTTTAAAAATGGAAGCAGATTACAGCACGCGGTACCCTGTAGTTGATTTGCTTAAGTGAAGCAACAGCAAAAAGGATCAATGCAAAATTCCTGCTTCCAAGGcaacactgacacacacacagcagcAGGGAAGCAACTGATCTGGAAACCCTCTTCACCTGTTGAAACTAAATGAATGGACCCAGTAGTTGCCACTCTCTTTCCCTCAAGATGCCCAACTATTGTCAGAATCTACCAAATGGGCTGGAAAGCCTTCCAGAATTGATGTAAGAAACAAAATGTCATCAAGCAGCTCAGAAGGTTTCCTAGGAGGACTGAATAGGGATTGGCAGAGTCTACTGTTACAAACATATTACTTCATCctcctagagcagggctgtcaacaCACGGCCTGCATCATGGGCTGGCCATGCCATGTTGggttagcaaagggggaaaaaaagtcccaatatgtcacatgacgacgtgagtttgacacccctgtcctacagGATCGGAAAACCTTATCTTCTAGCTAGCAGAGGGGTGCAGGCCTTTAGAGCAAATGGGAAGCCCTTAAAGCATCAGCTGGGTAACACTAATAgtgaagggagtggagttttcatttGGGGAAGCATAATAACATGTTCATGGTTGATAGCTTGATTGTAATGGTTCAACACAATTTTTGAAAAATTGGTCACAATTTTTCTCACAATATGAGATCACTATGATTGAATACAGTTCTTAGATTGGAAAAAGTGGTTTCCTGAGGGATATAGGAagactgtttttattttcttatctAAAGAGATGTTAACACCTTAATTTAAGATCCATGTCCAAAGACCAAAAGACACTAAACAATAAATCCATTTTATTCAATAATTCATCTCTCCCATTCCTTTCTTATATACCTCAGATCATTATCTATTCTTTGAGAGTATATTATAGCTATCCTTAACACTTGGAAAACTATCAAAGTGTTTGTTCTTTCCATAGTAGTGGAAGGATTTAAACATGTAACAATTCTGAGTTAGTATATATATAATCAAACTAGCTGTTCTGATATTGTTAAATCTGTATGCATATCTGAAAATATACCTAGGGTGCCCAGGGAGGAAATAGGGGAATCCATTCTAGTGTTGCCTAATGTACACCAGGCCATCTGTTCCAGAGGTACCTTATAAATTGCTAGAAGCAATATAATTCTCCTTTGAGATCAGATCATGTCTTAACTAATGACCATTTTCTATTCAAGATTACAAACTACTATCGGTAGTTTGCATTAGTAACTACATtgctatataccagtgatggctaacctttttcttaaGGTGTGCCAAACTCTGTGTTTGCGTGCTATCATGCACATGCCCatccacctgcgcatgcacaagtgatccaccatgcatgtgtgggagggggggattttcgccttccccaggctccagaggctttccca contains:
- the LOC116504711 gene encoding LOW QUALITY PROTEIN: heterogeneous nuclear ribonucleoprotein A/B-like (The sequence of the model RefSeq protein was modified relative to this genomic sequence to represent the inferred CDS: inserted 2 bases in 2 codons; deleted 2 bases in 2 codons) encodes the protein MAEVEHQFGATQNGHEAAAAAAAAAAEESVSGGDEELLQPEQQLEEEEEEEEVVAAAVVVAEAGEEEEEGDGEGESEEAGQSVASAEVSGSQNGAEGDQINASKNEEDAGKMFVGGLSWDTSKKDLKDYFTKFGEVTDCTIKMDPNTGRSRXFGFILFKEAGSVDKVLEQKEHKLDGRVIDPKKAMAMKKDPVKKIFVGGLNPEATEDKIREYFGEFGEIEAIELPMDPKTNKRRGFVXITFKEEEPVKKILEKKFHNVSGSKCEIKVAQPKEVYQQQQFGSGGGRGRGGRRGQGSSNYGKAPRRGHQNNYKPY